AAATAAATCCAAAAGATGCAAAGGCCTATAACAATGGTCATGAAACGAATGGTGAAACGAATTGGTCAGAATTGGGGTCAGGTCTTGTTTCTTGCATTTTAAAAATTAATATGCTAAAGTAACTGCATGGCAAGACCACTGCGAATAGAATATGAAGGAGCAGTATACCATGTAACCTCCAGAGGCAATAGGCGAAAGCCTATTTTTAAAGACGAAGGCGATCAGAGATTATTTCTTGCCACATTAGAAAACGTCAATAGACGGTATAACTGGCTCTGTCATGCCTACTGCCTGATGAACAATCATTATCACCTCATCATAGAAACACCTGAGGGTAATCTGTCAAAAGGAATGCGTCAGCTTAACGGTGTTTACACCCAGATGTTTAATAAAAGGCATAAAAAAACAGGCCACATATTTCAGGGGAGATACAAGGCAATACTTATTCAAAAAGACAGTCATTTATTAGAGGTGTGCAGGTATGTAGTATTAAATCCGGTAAGGGCAAAGATAGTGCAGATACCGAAGAACTGGAAGTGGAGTAGTTACCTGAGCACAATTGGATTGGACAAACCTCATTCATGCTTAACAACGGAGTGGATATTGGGGCAATATTCAAAAAGAAAAAGGCAGGCTGAGAAAAAATACAGTGACTTTGTTGAAGCTGGGATTGAGGGAAAGGTTATATGGAGAGATATAAGGGGACAGTGTATTCTTGGGAAGGAAGAATTTGCTGAAGGTTTAATGGATTATATAAAAGGGTATCGGGATATAAAGGAAATCCCCAAAAGCCAGAGATATGCAGACAGGCCAAGACTTGACATGTTATTTGATGAAGGCATAATAAAAGACAAAACAAAACGGAATAAGATAGCAAAGGAAGCAGTAGAAAGATATGGTTATACGCAAAAAGAGGTTGCAGATTTTATAGGGATACACTATTCTGTAGTAAGTAGATTGATAAAAAAGTAGTTAATGCAAGAAACAAGACCTGACCCCATGCATGCCAACTGACCCCATGCCAGAGGTTTTATCTTCAAAAAATATCGTTTGACGTAGCTGCATATTTGGTTCATATTAATTCAAATGAAAATTACTTTAAATATAGATGACAAGGTTTTAAAGAAGGCGTCTGAACTTACCGGGGTTATTAAAAAAACTTCTTTGGTGAGAATGGGGTTGGAAGCATTAATTGCCCGCGCAAGTGCGAGAAGGCTTGCTGACCTCGGAGGGACTGAAAAAGCACTTCGTTCTATTCCGAGAAGACAGCCGCGGCTTATTTAACTGCTGGTTCTTTTCCTCAATTTATCTATCAGCTTTTTCTTCTTCATATTTTCCTTTGCGGTGAGTTCGTTCAAAATTAAAAAACTGTAACATTGGACATTTGTGTAACATTACAGCAATGTGTCACATCACATTTTACGCTAATCCGGGACATCCACCCCTTTTCTAACCACTTGTTTTTTATAAAGAAAATATAAGTTCTGACATTATATTTTTTCTGGCACAAATATTGCTTTCATATTTGTGTATGGTCTTGATTTTTAAGACTTTTAACGGGTGGCTTGACACCCGAAACAAAAAAAGGGGGGGCAAAAAAATGGATTTAAAACAGCTAAAAAAAGAGATTGAACTGGCTGAAGAGGTTGAAGTCACTTATGAAGGCAAGCTGGTAAGCAAGAGCGCGGTTAAGGAGAGTCTTTATGTGCGCTATACGCCGGAGAATAAACCTGTAGCAGTTGGAGTTAAGTGAGGCAGATATGCGGTGGTGGGAAAAAAATCCCGGAAGGCTTTTACAGGAGAGAGAAATTATGCAAAGAGCTTTTCCGCATGCAGCGCTTACAAAGCTTAAAAACGGGCTTCTTGCGTGGGATGTGACGCTGGAAAGCAACTCCGGCAATTCCTACAGGGCATTGATTGTTTATCCGGAAGGTTTTCCGTCAGTGCATCCTTCTACCTATATCCTTGAACCGACAATCAAAGACCGAACACCGCATGTATATGCGGATGGACATCTTTGCCTGTTTAATACATATGACAGGCCTGAGAGCACTTATGTGCCCGGAAAAACCACGGCCGTGACCGTAACTGTCTGGACTGCGGCATGGATTTTTACTTATGAAAATTACAAAGAAACTGGCAGATGGAGTTAGGCTTAGAGGAGAAACGGAATACAGAAATGATAGCAGAGGGAATAGATAAAAAAAGCGGTCTTAAACTCAGGGTGAGTTCAACGGCCTATGATGCCATAGTTGACGAATCAAAGAGATGGAACGGCGTTGAAACCGGGACTGTGCTTGTGGGAACACAGGACTCTGACGGCTTTACCATAACCCATGTGATAACACCCGGAGCTAATGCAAGAAGGTCTTTGGCCTCATTTTCACCGGATGTTGAGCATGTTAATAAAGAACTAAAAAAATTAAGGGAGATGTATGCCGTGGATTACTTAGGTGTTCATCATCTCCACCATATAGATATGTCGTATCCGAGCATTGGGGATTTGAGGCAGGCCGGGGCAATTTTAAAAGATAAGGATTACAAGATAAACGGCCGTTTTTTGTCTATTATTGCTACAAAAAGCGGAGATGATGTCAAAATGTTCCCGTATGTGATAACAAGGGAAGATATGAATTTTAAGAAGCTTGATTATGACATTGTTTCTGAAGCGCCGGAGAGCCTCGCAAAGAATAGCAGTGCATCGCTGTCGGGCATCTGGGCCTCAGGTTATATTGACAAGGAAAAAAGGATTGACAGGGAAGTACAGAAAATTACAAGAATCACAGGGACTTATCCTGAGATTAAAATTATAAAGGACAATACCCTGGCTGTTGAGGTTAAGGGTATTCTTTTTATGCTTCCTCCTGAATATCCGCTTGCACCGCCGAGGATATTTTTAAAGAAAATGAATAAGTTTAATGAGATTGTCGTAAATGAACAATTCAGGTGGAACTCTTCTTTTGATTTGGCAGAACTATTGAATTGCAGGAGATTAAGGCTTCGCTTTGCATTAAAAAAGTTATCGGAAGGCTTATTGCTTTTAATAAAGTTGCCTTTAAAACTTCTGTATGAAAAGAAGGCGGTATAGGGTTGATTAACAGGCTTATAGTCAACGAAATATTACTTGAAAGTATGAAGAAAGACAAGGAGGGTTATCTCTTTGGGCTTATTCATAATGAAGAGGGTATTGCACATATAATGGATATATCAGCGGCAAGAGATAAGCAATCAAAATACAGCAGGATTGGCTGTTTTGGTAACGCTGCGGCTGAAAAAGAGGGCATATTTTTCTCACCTGAATCCATGAAAGCCGTTGTCTTAACTAACGGCCTGGAGAGTGAATTGCGGGTTGAGAAAATAAGGCTGAAGACTGATATTTTTACAAGAATGAAGGGCCTTCTGGATACAGATGTTTTAAAGGGCAAGAAAGTTGCAATTACGGGATTGGGCTCTGTCGGAAGTCTTGTGGCATTAGAACTCGGCAAGGCAGGCGTTGGAGAATTTATCCTCATAGACTCTGATGAATTGTCTGTTAACAATGTATGCAGGCATATAGGAGACATAGAGGACATCGGAAGGTATAAAACTTCTATTGTGAAGGATAAGATTATCCGGAGAAATCCATTGGCAAAGGTTAAATCCATAGAGAATAATATCCTGGATATTGAACCGGACAAGGTTGAGGAGATGCTGTCGGGTGCCAGCCTTTTAATTGCCGCTACAGACGCAAAGGAAGCTAATTTTTATTTAAACGAATTATCTCTTAAGCTTAATATCCCGCTTGTATGGATAGGACTTTATGAGAGGGCTTCGTGGGGACATATTGTTTATTCAATTCCCGGCGAAACGCCCTGTCTTGCCTGCGTAGTTCCGGCTATTTCTGAAATAATTGAAACTATTCCAAAAGAAGAAAGAGTTATAGATTATACGGCAGTGGAGGATATCACTAAAATAAAGTCAGAACCAGGATTGGGAACAGATGTGGCGTTTGTCGCAACTGCCGGCGCTAAAATTGCTCTTGCGCTATTGTTAAGAGACAAGGAATACAGTTCTTTTATGAGGTTTTTCCCTTCAGAATGCACAATGTTTATTGCGGCAAATAGTCATGGAGCTATTTTCCGCGACACAAAACCATTGACCACTTCATGGGTAAAAACAAAGACCAGAGAGGACTGCGATTATTGCCGGAAGGAAAGATATCTGGAGAAATATGATATGTCCCAGACTGAACTTTCGGATTTGGTTGCTAAATTATTAAACGAAGTCTCTTTATTGGATACGGAAAAGGGCTGAAATGAATTTAAAAGAACTCAGCAGAAAAGTTAAATATTTTTTCTCTATCAGTGAAGGAAATTATGAACAGGATCAGCTCGGATACTTTCACTGGTATGAAAAAGACCCTAAAAGATTAAAATGGGAAGCGGCTATGATGAATGCGCTGTTTCCTCAGTTAATTCTGTTGAGGTTAAGGGATGGCAGGCTTGCCTATCGCGGCAGTGTTAACGGGAAAGATATAGCGCTTGTATTCCCTTATCTTTATCCGATTGAACCGCCGCAGGTTGCGGTTTTCAAGGAAAAGGTTCAAGGTGACGACCCCGACAGTTTTTATACCGGATTTATATGGCAGACCAATATGTCTGCTGTTGATATACTGAGAGGGATTCAGCCTAATTAACGGACAGGAGATTAAGTGATGAGTCAGTTCAATAAATACGGAGAAATTATTCCAGATGATAATGAGCTCGGTCAGGCTTTTCAAAGGGATGACCGGCATGCCGGGCCGCAGGCGTTATTTAATCCATTATTAGGGGTTATAACCGTTTTCTTATCAATTTTATTGATGCTGGGTTTTATGACAATATACAAAACTTACAAAAATATAGTCCCGGATACAGACTACTTTGAGGCCTTTACTCAGATAGAGCGCTTGTCACAGGACGAATATAAAAATTATATCACTCAAAACTCAAAATTTCCTGAATTTTATAGATATAATAACGCTGAAAATCTAAGATAAAAATAAGGAGGTGAAACAAATGGATTTAAGTCATCTTCAAAGAGATCTTGCTCAGGCGCAAGAGGTAAAGGTAACGCTTGAGGGCAAACTGGTTGATAAAGACTCTGACTCAGCAGGCACGTATGTGAAATCCAATACGTGGGCATAATTTTAGCGGGGGCTGTGGCCCTCTGTAAGAAAGCTTAGAGTTAATTGCTCGTAAGACGTGAGGCGTCAGATGTAAGGCGAGTAATAAATATATTCCCTTACTTCTTACGCTTCAGGTACATGCTGAATTCATGCTCAAAGTTGTCGCTGAATGTGCCCTTTCCGAGCGAGTGCTCTATTTCCTTTATGTCCCACGAACGAACCTCATCAATTTCATCTTTGTTAAAATGTATTTTGCCATCATACCTGCAGGAATAGGTATAGACGAGTTCTGTCTCATATGGATTTGAATGGATGTATGTATAAAGGAAGTTAAGGCCGCGTGCTTTTATCCCCAATTCCTCTTCCATTTCACGATTTAATGCCTCTTCAATTGACTCACCCTGATTTACATGTCCGCCGACAGACGTGTCCCATTTGCCTGACGCTACATCTTTGTTCATTGAGCGTTTCTGAAGGATTAAACCGCCTTTTCCGTTAAATACGAGCACATGGACAACCCTGTGCATTAAGGACGGATTTCCGTGTATTTCAGAACGCGGAAGGGTTTTCAGCACTTCGCCTTTTTCATTGACTACTTCCAAAAGTTCTTCCATAAAATCCCCTATGGTAATTAATAGATGGGAGATATGTCTGAAAAAGCTTTAGAGCAACACCGATATTTGTCATGTTGCCTTTTGAGTATTTAGTCCAGCTTAGAGAGCCTGAAAATTTGAAGCATGACATACAATAATCTTCGTTGCGTTCTAAAGATTTTGAAGATGTGTCGCCCATCTATTTCGTTATTTTTTATTTTAGCTTTTTCAGACATATCTCCCTGCTGTCATTCTATTCTCTTATCTCCACAATCTTTTGTTTTGACTTTATCCCTGAGACAA
This DNA window, taken from Nitrospirota bacterium, encodes the following:
- a CDS encoding transposase: MARPLRIEYEGAVYHVTSRGNRRKPIFKDEGDQRLFLATLENVNRRYNWLCHAYCLMNNHYHLIIETPEGNLSKGMRQLNGVYTQMFNKRHKKTGHIFQGRYKAILIQKDSHLLEVCRYVVLNPVRAKIVQIPKNWKWSSYLSTIGLDKPHSCLTTEWILGQYSKRKRQAEKKYSDFVEAGIEGKVIWRDIRGQCILGKEEFAEGLMDYIKGYRDIKEIPKSQRYADRPRLDMLFDEGIIKDKTKRNKIAKEAVERYGYTQKEVADFIGIHYSVVSRLIKK
- a CDS encoding type II toxin-antitoxin system VapB family antitoxin, which codes for MKITLNIDDKVLKKASELTGVIKKTSLVRMGLEALIARASARRLADLGGTEKALRSIPRRQPRLI
- a CDS encoding ThiF family adenylyltransferase; translation: MINRLIVNEILLESMKKDKEGYLFGLIHNEEGIAHIMDISAARDKQSKYSRIGCFGNAAAEKEGIFFSPESMKAVVLTNGLESELRVEKIRLKTDIFTRMKGLLDTDVLKGKKVAITGLGSVGSLVALELGKAGVGEFILIDSDELSVNNVCRHIGDIEDIGRYKTSIVKDKIIRRNPLAKVKSIENNILDIEPDKVEEMLSGASLLIAATDAKEANFYLNELSLKLNIPLVWIGLYERASWGHIVYSIPGETPCLACVVPAISEIIETIPKEERVIDYTAVEDITKIKSEPGLGTDVAFVATAGAKIALALLLRDKEYSSFMRFFPSECTMFIAANSHGAIFRDTKPLTTSWVKTKTREDCDYCRKERYLEKYDMSQTELSDLVAKLLNEVSLLDTEKG
- a CDS encoding NUDIX domain-containing protein, coding for MEELLEVVNEKGEVLKTLPRSEIHGNPSLMHRVVHVLVFNGKGGLILQKRSMNKDVASGKWDTSVGGHVNQGESIEEALNREMEEELGIKARGLNFLYTYIHSNPYETELVYTYSCRYDGKIHFNKDEIDEVRSWDIKEIEHSLGKGTFSDNFEHEFSMYLKRKK